ATCAGAGACCAGTCACATAGTGACAAGTTTATTGAAAAACCCTAATATAAATAAATTTATATATCTGGATAAAGTCATGGCTGTCAACCCTACTATATTTAATACCGCTTTTAATACTTGTCTGGATTTACCTCATTGCCGTTGGCTAAAAATTTATGGTGAATGCACATCCGATGAACCTGTCATCTCTGTTGACTGGAGAGATGAACTGCTGGAAAACAAAGAAAGTGGCAATATCCATGGTGGTGTTATTACGACGCTAGTAGATATGGCTTCAGCCTGTACTCTTGCCTCCCAGTTCGAACGGTTTGAATCTATAGCAACACTAGATATGCGAATCGATTACCTGAAACAACCTGTACCCGGACAAGCTATTCACGCACGTGCACATTGTTACAAAACCGAAGGACAGATCGCCTATATACGTAGCCATTGCTATCAAGAAGATGAAACCCAACCCTTTGCGCTGGGCATGGCTACCTTTGTTCACAAACTAATATCCCTTTCAGAGCTACAGGTAACAGTGAAACAGCTCAAAAATGAGCGATCCGAATTAAAAAGAGCCACAATTAATTATGACGCAGAATTAAAAAGAAAGGCCCATGAGTTGATGCCCTACAGCAAAGCCATCAATCTAAAAATCGGTACAGATACCGAAAATAGACGCATATATTGTCTACCTTTTTCTCAAGACCATATAGGTGATTTTATACAGATGGCATTACATGGCGGCCTAATCGGTGGTTTTTTACAAAGCTGTATAAATTTACATCTGATGGAAGAGTTAAATCTTTCTTCACCAGCCCGAATTATTGACTATTCAACTGATTATTTACTGAGTGGCAGGCCAGAGGACAGTTATGCCCGATGTGAGATCATTCATGCAG
This portion of the Snodgrassella alvi genome encodes:
- a CDS encoding PaaI family thioesterase; the protein is MAVNPTIFNTAFNTCLDLPHCRWLKIYGECTSDEPVISVDWRDELLENKESGNIHGGVITTLVDMASACTLASQFERFESIATLDMRIDYLKQPVPGQAIHARAHCYKTEGQIAYIRSHCYQEDETQPFALGMATFVHKLISLSELQVTVKQLKNERSELKRATINYDAELKRKAHELMPYSKAINLKIGTDTENRRIYCLPFSQDHIGDFIQMALHGGLIGGFLQSCINLHLMEELNLSSPARIIDYSTDYLLSGRPEDSYARCEIIHAGKRISHVTATMWQSRIEKPIAFARAQIQMPVVE